The Kineosporia corallincola region CGCCGGTGCGGCGGTCGCCGAGGCCCACGTGCGGGTCACGCCCGACAGCACCTCGGAGGGCGGCTACTCGCGCCTGACCTTCCGGGTGCCCAACGAGTCCGACACGGCGGGCACCACCTCGGTCGAGGTCACGCTGCCCACCGCCACCCCCTTCACCTCGGTGATGACGAAGCCGGTGCCGGGCTGGACCGCCGAGGTCACCGAGGCCGACCTGCCCGAGACGGTCGAGGTGGACGGCTCCAAGATCACCAAGGCCCCCGCCACCGTCACCTGGACGGCCGACAAGGGCACCCAGATCAACCCGGGCGAGTACCAGGAGTTCTCGATCTCGGTCGGCCCGCTGCCGAAGATGGGCACGACGATCGAGCTGCCCACCAAGCAGACCTACTCCGACGGCCAGGTGTCCGACTGGAACGAGCCCACGGTCGAGGGCCAGGAGGAGCCGGAGTACCCGGCCCCGGCGTTCGAGACCACCTCGGTCGCCGGCACCGACGCCACGCCGGTCGCCGCCGCGGACACCACCGCCGACGCGTCCACCAGCGACTCCGCAGCCCGCTGGCTGGGTGCCGGCGGTCTGGCCGTGGGTGTGATCGGGCTGCTGCTGGCCGCCGTCGCCTGGCGCCGGGTGGCCACCCTGCCGAAGACGCCGGCGACCGCCGCCGCCGACAGCGCCTCGCAGGGGAGCACGGTGTGATCGGCCGTACCGCGGGCCGTTTCGCGGCGGCCCTGGCTCTGATGGCGTCCGGGCTGCTGCTCGGCGCGGGCCCGGCGCTGGCACACGACCAGCTCGACTCCACCAACCCGGAAGACGGCTCGACCGTCAAGAAGCTGCCCGGTGAGATCGAGCTGGACTTCAACAACGTGCCGCTGGCCCTCGGGTCGGTGCTCAAGGTGGTCGGGCCCGACGGTGACGTCACCGACGGCAAGCCCGAGGTGGTCGACCACGTGGTCACCCAGCCGATCAAACCCGGCCCGGCGGGCGACTACACGGTGCAGTGGCGGGTGACGTCGTCGGACGGGCACCCGATCTCCGGCGAGTTCGCCTTCACCGCCGAGGCCGGCAACCAGGTCGAGGCCACGTCCGAGGCTTCGGCGAGCCCGGACGTCTCCGCCGTCGCGACCGGTGAGGCCGAGACCGGTTCCGCCACCACGGCTTCGGCGGCCACGGGGGACAACTCGGATCAGGACGAGTCGGGCGGCACCTCGCCGGTGCTGGTGATCACGCTGATCGTGCTCGCCGTGGTGGTGCTCGGCGCGGTGGTGTACCTGTTCGTGCTCGCGCCGAAACGCTCGAACGAGAGCTGAGTTCCGGCCGGTGTGACGTCCGCGCGGGGCGGCGTCACACCGGCAGCACCACCACGACCCTGCGGTTGAGCCGCCGCCCGGCCCCGGTGCGGTTGTCCGCCCGCGGGATGCTCTCGCCGAAGGCCTGCACCCGAAGGGTCACCCCGGCGTCCTCCAGGCGCGGGCTGAGGGCCTCGGCCACGGCCCGTGCCCGTCTCCGCGAGAGCACCAGGTTGTCCGCCTCGGTGCCGACGGCGTCGGTGTGCCCGTTCACCTGGATCTCGCCCCGCACCCCGGCCCGGCGGATCTGCCCGGCCAGCTCGGCCAGTCGGGCCTGCGAACGGGCCGGCAGCTCCGGCGACCCCGACGGGAACAGCACGTCGGACAGGAACGTGATCTCGCGTCCCGCCTGCACGGTCGGCGTGCCGCCGGGCACCCGTCCGGAGAGCACGGGCGCGCCACGCGCGCCCGGCCCGGCACCGGTGGCCTGCGGGCCCGGCCTCTCAATCATGGACGACGAGGAGCCCCCACCGCCCCCGGCGCCGGAATCGTCCGCCACCCCGGCCCCGCCCCCGTAACCCGCGCCGGAACCCGCGCCGGAACCCGCGCCGGAACCCGCGCCGGAACCCGCGCCGGAACCCGCGCCCGCTCGACCCGCCCCCGATCCAGCCGGCCCGACCCCGTCCTCGTCCCCGCCCGGTCCCGTCGGTTCGGCCCCCGCCCCCTCCGCCCCCGCCGGACCGGACGCGTCCGGCGTTCCCGCGCCCAGCAGCGTCCCCCGTTCGCCGGCACCCGCGGCCACCTCGGCCCGCCAGGTCGGCACGAGCACGGCCAGCCCGGCCCACCCCAGCACCAGCACGGCGGTCAGGGCCATGGCCGAACCCGCGACCGTGGTGCGGTGCACCTGCCACCAGATCGCGCCGGGGCTCATCGGGCGGGGCCGGGCCTGATCGCTCTCGTCGTCCTCAGGTGTGCCGGCGAGGGCAGGTGACGGCGGGGTCCGGAGCACGCGCAGACCGCGAGCGTCCCGGGAGCGGGCCCCGGCCGTCAGCGCGCTGGCGGCACCCCCGGCCGAGACCACCCCGCCGGGGTCGGCCAGCGCGTGCCGGTCGAGCCACAGGGTGAGCCCGCTGATCAGGCCGTCCGGCTCGGTGACGGCCACGGCGCGCAGCGGCACCCGCAGCGTGCGGTCACGGTCGGCCAGATCGGCCAGCAGCACGGCCTCTTCGCTCACCTCGCGCGACGAGACCAGG contains the following coding sequences:
- a CDS encoding copper resistance CopC family protein; this encodes MIGRTAGRFAAALALMASGLLLGAGPALAHDQLDSTNPEDGSTVKKLPGEIELDFNNVPLALGSVLKVVGPDGDVTDGKPEVVDHVVTQPIKPGPAGDYTVQWRVTSSDGHPISGEFAFTAEAGNQVEATSEASASPDVSAVATGEAETGSATTASAATGDNSDQDESGGTSPVLVITLIVLAVVVLGAVVYLFVLAPKRSNES
- a CDS encoding OmpA family protein; the encoded protein is MTGPDPDPLAPVRDAVLRRDPDAVARCFTPGAVLRVPWREGDIVVRGHDELGRAVRELRAEVRGLSWTPSRRLVSSREVSEEAVLLADLADRDRTLRVPLRAVAVTEPDGLISGLTLWLDRHALADPGGVVSAGGAASALTAGARSRDARGLRVLRTPPSPALAGTPEDDESDQARPRPMSPGAIWWQVHRTTVAGSAMALTAVLVLGWAGLAVLVPTWRAEVAAGAGERGTLLGAGTPDASGPAGAEGAGAEPTGPGGDEDGVGPAGSGAGRAGAGSGAGSGAGSGAGSGAGSGAGYGGGAGVADDSGAGGGGGSSSSMIERPGPQATGAGPGARGAPVLSGRVPGGTPTVQAGREITFLSDVLFPSGSPELPARSQARLAELAGQIRRAGVRGEIQVNGHTDAVGTEADNLVLSRRRARAVAEALSPRLEDAGVTLRVQAFGESIPRADNRTGAGRRLNRRVVVVLPV
- a CDS encoding YcnI family copper-binding membrane protein, which produces MSQSRIPLALRAGAALLAAAVISVAGAAVAEAHVRVTPDSTSEGGYSRLTFRVPNESDTAGTTSVEVTLPTATPFTSVMTKPVPGWTAEVTEADLPETVEVDGSKITKAPATVTWTADKGTQINPGEYQEFSISVGPLPKMGTTIELPTKQTYSDGQVSDWNEPTVEGQEEPEYPAPAFETTSVAGTDATPVAAADTTADASTSDSAARWLGAGGLAVGVIGLLLAAVAWRRVATLPKTPATAAADSASQGSTV